One genomic segment of Alphaproteobacteria bacterium includes these proteins:
- a CDS encoding YggS family pyridoxal phosphate-dependent enzyme, whose amino-acid sequence MISAQLDEIRSRMCAALERAGRAPDSAMLIAVAKTHPAEAVVEALAAGQRVFGENRVQEAMAKYPALRARHPDLDLHLIGPLQTNKVKEAVATFDAIHTVDRPKLAAALAAEIARSAKRPRLFVQVNTGAEPQKAGVLPDQADAFIDECRTAHKLVIDGLMCIPPVVDVPAPHFALLGQIAKRNGIAMLSMGMSEDFETALALGATHVRVGSAIFGARPPIA is encoded by the coding sequence ATGATCTCCGCGCAACTCGATGAAATCCGGTCCCGGATGTGCGCCGCACTCGAACGTGCCGGGCGCGCACCCGATTCCGCCATGCTGATTGCCGTCGCCAAGACGCACCCCGCCGAAGCGGTCGTGGAAGCTTTGGCCGCGGGCCAGCGCGTGTTCGGCGAGAACCGCGTGCAGGAAGCGATGGCGAAATATCCCGCCTTACGCGCGCGCCATCCCGATCTCGACCTGCATCTGATCGGCCCGTTGCAGACCAACAAGGTCAAGGAAGCGGTCGCGACCTTCGATGCGATCCACACCGTCGACCGGCCGAAGCTCGCGGCGGCGTTGGCGGCGGAGATCGCGCGCAGCGCCAAGCGGCCGCGTCTATTCGTGCAGGTGAATACCGGGGCCGAACCGCAAAAGGCCGGCGTGTTGCCCGATCAGGCGGACGCGTTTATCGACGAATGCCGGACGGCGCATAAGCTCGTCATCGACGGCTTGATGTGCATTCCGCCGGTCGTGGACGTGCCGGCGCCGCATTTCGCGTTGTTGGGCCAAATTGCCAAGCGCAACGGCATCGCGATGCTGTCGATGGGAATGAGCGAGGATTTCGAAACCGCGTTGGCGTTGGGGGCCACGCATGTGCGCGTCGGCAGCGCCATTTTTGGCGCGCGGCCGCCGATCGCTTAG
- a CDS encoding DUF3576 domain-containing protein has product MLRAVSLRSTLRLGVAFAAILAVAACSGRKVEYNYPVEVPGSDGRYVPSDQIQRGGLFGEDGLFGGGGGKKNDDGGGIGVNALLWRASLETISFMPIVSADPFGGVIITDWYTPAETPEERFKLNLYILGRQLRADGVKATVFRQRRDNTGNWVDASTETATATQVENAILNRARQIRQSAGAR; this is encoded by the coding sequence ATGCTTCGAGCCGTTTCGCTTCGTTCCACCCTGCGTTTGGGCGTCGCTTTCGCGGCTATCCTGGCCGTTGCGGCCTGCAGCGGCCGCAAGGTCGAATACAATTACCCGGTGGAAGTCCCCGGCTCCGACGGCCGCTACGTGCCGTCGGATCAGATCCAACGCGGCGGCCTGTTCGGCGAAGACGGCTTGTTCGGCGGCGGCGGCGGCAAGAAGAACGACGATGGTGGCGGGATCGGCGTTAACGCGCTGCTGTGGCGTGCGTCGCTCGAAACGATCTCGTTCATGCCGATCGTGTCCGCCGATCCGTTCGGTGGCGTCATCATCACCGATTGGTACACGCCGGCCGAAACGCCCGAAGAGCGGTTCAAGCTCAATCTCTACATTCTTGGCCGCCAGCTCCGCGCCGACGGCGTGAAGGCGACGGTGTTCCGCCAGCGCCGCGACAACACGGGCAACTGGGTCGACGCGTCGACCGAAACCGCGACGGCGACGCAGGTCGAGAACGCGATCCTCAACCGCGCGCGCCAGATCCGCCAATCGGCCGGCGCGCGCTGA
- a CDS encoding winged helix-turn-helix domain-containing protein — protein MTAARLLLLAPELSSRVLGEGLRAHGFRVETTQEADAALALAEGVGFDAAILDRAIASGRALGALVKRLAVPVCLLGLDARGRAPHGVAAALAKPVRLDDLAGLMHGLVRPAAAPEKLGPYAFDAILRRLVERKSAREIRLTELETALLDMLLKARGDPVPRAELLRAVWGYKPGLTTRTLETHVYRLRRKIERDPARARLLLTTPGGYLVPTARKGARAK, from the coding sequence ATGACCGCCGCAAGGCTGCTTTTGCTCGCCCCGGAGCTTTCCTCGCGCGTCCTTGGCGAAGGCCTGCGGGCGCACGGCTTCCGTGTCGAGACGACGCAGGAAGCCGACGCCGCTTTGGCGCTGGCCGAAGGGGTGGGCTTCGACGCGGCGATCCTCGATCGTGCGATCGCATCGGGCCGGGCGCTGGGCGCTCTGGTCAAACGCCTCGCCGTGCCGGTTTGTCTGCTGGGTCTCGACGCGCGCGGGCGCGCGCCCCATGGCGTGGCGGCGGCCTTGGCCAAGCCCGTGCGGCTCGACGATCTTGCGGGGCTGATGCACGGTCTGGTTCGCCCCGCCGCAGCACCCGAAAAACTCGGTCCCTACGCGTTCGACGCGATTTTGCGCCGCTTGGTCGAACGCAAGAGCGCGCGTGAGATAAGGCTCACCGAACTCGAAACCGCCTTGCTCGATATGTTGTTGAAAGCCAGGGGCGATCCGGTCCCGCGCGCGGAATTGCTTCGCGCCGTTTGGGGGTATAAACCGGGATTGACGACGCGCACGCTGGAGACGCATGTCTACAGGTTGCGCCGCAAGATCGAGCGCGACCCGGCGCGCGCGCGGTTGTTGTTGACGACGCCGGGCGGTTATCTTGTGCCGACGGCACGTAAGGGAGCACGCGCGAAGTGA
- a CDS encoding porin, translating to MKKTLYGTTAIVALGLAIVAAAPASAQAPAQGFSSTNFQFTVGGLARGFVGGVSQHDNIATWTAGNNAAPAAGNAGTTQRFDVQRDWRLDITAAANLSNGLRATAVAQLQQLSGPAGGAGQETHLRRNWVALSGAFGDLRIGALDNVAFQMAQGAMDAFTAGSARTGKIYEYTQTASVYGRDDSGLGASNNIRLYDRSAEKIAYFTPRIEGFQLGVNYTPEASKDRNGALATAAGGVYQRGYAAAGNYVNTFSGVGVRASAGYAKWSSADNTVTGGANLPDPSAWGLGLGVSYMGFDVGGSYGKYKDVASGTNRLEAFGTAPATNTNRFLADGRGYELGVGYTTGPVRVSLNYFNGEMNNVKNGAVSAPVAITNAGKDKLQTIALNGSYTMGPGVNLEASVFNIRSSAPFTAANVRNSQDSTGVITGLILSF from the coding sequence ATGAAGAAGACGCTTTACGGGACCACGGCCATCGTTGCCCTGGGCCTCGCGATCGTCGCAGCGGCTCCGGCCAGCGCCCAGGCGCCGGCGCAGGGCTTCAGCTCGACGAACTTCCAGTTCACTGTTGGCGGTCTTGCCCGCGGTTTCGTCGGCGGCGTGAGCCAGCACGACAACATCGCGACGTGGACGGCCGGCAACAACGCCGCTCCGGCGGCCGGCAACGCCGGCACGACGCAGCGCTTCGACGTTCAGCGCGACTGGCGCTTGGACATCACTGCCGCCGCCAACCTGTCGAACGGCCTGCGCGCCACGGCGGTTGCGCAGCTGCAGCAGCTGTCCGGCCCGGCCGGTGGCGCTGGCCAGGAAACGCACCTGCGTCGTAACTGGGTCGCTCTGTCGGGCGCCTTCGGTGACCTGCGCATCGGCGCGCTGGACAACGTTGCCTTCCAGATGGCGCAAGGCGCGATGGACGCCTTCACCGCTGGTTCGGCGCGTACCGGCAAGATCTACGAGTACACCCAGACCGCCAGCGTGTACGGTCGCGATGACTCGGGTCTCGGCGCTTCGAACAACATCCGCCTCTACGATCGTTCGGCGGAGAAGATCGCGTACTTCACCCCGCGTATCGAAGGCTTCCAGCTCGGCGTGAACTACACGCCGGAAGCTTCGAAGGACCGTAACGGCGCGCTGGCGACGGCCGCTGGTGGCGTGTATCAGCGTGGCTATGCCGCCGCTGGTAACTACGTCAACACGTTCTCGGGCGTTGGCGTTCGCGCTTCGGCCGGTTACGCCAAGTGGAGCTCGGCTGACAACACGGTCACGGGTGGTGCGAACCTCCCCGACCCGTCGGCTTGGGGTCTCGGCCTCGGCGTGAGCTACATGGGCTTCGACGTCGGCGGTTCGTACGGCAAGTACAAGGACGTCGCTTCGGGCACGAACCGTTTGGAAGCGTTCGGCACGGCGCCGGCGACCAACACGAACCGTTTCCTGGCTGACGGCCGCGGTTACGAACTCGGCGTTGGTTACACGACGGGTCCGGTTCGCGTGTCGTTGAACTACTTCAACGGCGAAATGAACAACGTGAAGAACGGCGCGGTCTCCGCTCCGGTCGCGATCACGAACGCCGGCAAGGACAAGCTGCAGACCATCGCGCTCAACGGCTCCTACACGATGGGCCCGGGCGTGAACCTGGAAGCTTCGGTGTTCAACATCCGTTCGTCGGCTCCGTTCACGGCCGCCAACGTGCGTAACAGCCAGGACTCGACCGGTGTCATCACCGGCCTGATCCTGTCGTTCTAA
- a CDS encoding aldo/keto reductase yields the protein MSIYRNLGRSGLKVSPLCLGTMMFGDRTDEAEAARIVASARETGVNFIDTADGYAGGESERIVGRLIAKERARWVLATKIANPAPGDDPNARGTSRRWLIAGLEASLQRLGTDHIDLYYLHRDDMTTPMEETVEALGGLIRAGKIRYIGLSNFRGWRMARFVALCTAMGVPQPIASQPWYNLFDRQAETEILPGAAELGLGNVPYSPLARGVLTAKYDSIDTPDPASRAGRGDRRLHQTSFKPEAIALARNLADLAKARGTDAATLALGWVMANPLITSVLAGPRTLAQWQAYVSGSQRPWNGADESAVSALVASGHPATPGFSDPQYPILGRPA from the coding sequence ATGTCGATCTACCGCAATCTCGGCCGTTCGGGCCTGAAAGTCTCGCCCTTGTGCTTGGGCACGATGATGTTCGGCGACCGCACCGACGAAGCGGAGGCCGCGCGCATCGTTGCTTCGGCGCGCGAAACGGGCGTCAATTTCATCGACACGGCCGATGGCTATGCCGGCGGCGAATCCGAACGCATTGTCGGTCGCCTAATCGCCAAGGAACGTGCGCGTTGGGTGCTGGCGACCAAGATCGCCAATCCGGCCCCCGGCGACGATCCCAATGCGCGGGGCACTTCGCGCCGTTGGTTGATCGCAGGGCTCGAGGCGAGTCTCCAACGGCTCGGCACCGATCACATCGATCTTTATTACCTGCATCGCGACGACATGACGACGCCGATGGAGGAGACGGTCGAAGCCTTGGGCGGGCTGATCCGGGCGGGCAAGATCCGCTATATCGGCTTGTCGAATTTCCGCGGCTGGCGCATGGCGCGCTTCGTCGCCCTGTGTACGGCGATGGGCGTGCCGCAACCGATCGCGAGCCAGCCTTGGTACAATCTGTTCGATCGCCAGGCGGAAACCGAAATCCTGCCCGGGGCGGCCGAACTTGGCCTCGGCAACGTGCCCTACAGCCCGTTGGCGCGCGGGGTGTTGACCGCGAAATACGATTCGATCGACACGCCCGATCCCGCCTCGCGCGCCGGGCGCGGCGACAGGCGGCTGCACCAGACCTCGTTCAAACCCGAAGCGATCGCGTTGGCGCGGAACCTTGCCGATCTCGCCAAAGCGCGCGGGACGGATGCCGCAACGCTGGCACTGGGCTGGGTGATGGCGAATCCGCTGATCACGTCGGTTTTAGCGGGGCCGCGCACCCTGGCGCAGTGGCAGGCCTATGTTTCGGGAAGCCAGCGGCCCTGGAATGGGGCCGACGAATCGGCGGTCAGCGCCCTCGTCGCGTCAGGCCATCCCGCAACCCCGGGTTTCAGCGACCCGCAATACCCGATTCTGGGCCGTCCGGCCTGA
- a CDS encoding leucine--tRNA ligase, whose translation MAGRYNFTESEAKWQKRWEDDGVFRAAVDNSRPKYYVLEMFPYPSGRIHMGHVRNYTLGDVVARHRRALGYNVLHPMGWDAFGLPAENAARDQKIHPAKWTYDNIANMRGELKRMGLSLDWSREIATCHPGYYAQQQSLFLDFFAAGLVHRKEAFVNWDPVDHTVLANEQVIDGKGWRSGAPVEKKKLSQWFFKITDYADELLDALSTLNRWPEKVRLMQDNWIGKSSGAYVHWPVVGRGDKIQVFTTRPDTLFGASFVALSPDHPLTTELAAKNPELAAFVAKCQSMGTSAVAIEQQEKLGFDTGLKVQHPLIPGKQVPVWVANFVLMDYGTGAIFGCPGHDQRDHDFASKYGLPIVAVVKAPDGAADVSKEPYVGPGTIFNSDFLDGLDVETAKVKVGERLKTLGAGEPTTVWRLRDWLVSRQRYWGCPIPVVHCDSCGVVPVPKDQLPVKLPDDVSFDKPGNPLDHHPTWKHVDCPKCGKPARRETDTFDTFVDSSWYFARFCSPRSDKPVDHDAVDYWMGVDQYVGGVEHAILHLLYSRFFTRAMKQTGHVKLSEPFAGLFTQGMVCHESYKSADGKWLYPEEIERKSDDLVIEIATGKPVTVGRREVMSKSKKNVVAPVRIIGEYGADTARLFMLSDSPPERDLEWSEAGVDGAFRFIQRLWREIFEPETPFAAKGAAKPNAFAPAVEAAWRQVHKTIAAVSENLEGFRFNVAVAQVRTLTNALAELDPKAEGADWVRRNGFEALVKLVGPMIPHLGEELWAALGHDTLLTLEPWPKADPALLVDDTITLAVQVNGKLRGTIDAKRDAGEDDVREAALAIATVQAAMAGKPVRKLIVVKNKIVNIVV comes from the coding sequence ATGGCCGGCCGCTACAATTTCACCGAATCCGAAGCCAAGTGGCAAAAGCGCTGGGAAGACGACGGCGTCTTCCGCGCGGCCGTCGATAATTCGCGCCCGAAATACTACGTGCTCGAGATGTTTCCCTATCCGTCGGGACGCATCCATATGGGCCATGTGCGCAACTACACGCTGGGCGACGTCGTGGCGCGCCATCGCCGGGCGCTCGGCTACAACGTGCTGCACCCGATGGGCTGGGATGCGTTCGGCCTGCCGGCGGAAAACGCCGCGCGCGACCAGAAGATCCATCCCGCGAAATGGACCTACGACAACATCGCCAATATGCGCGGCGAGTTGAAGCGCATGGGCCTGTCGCTGGATTGGTCGCGCGAGATCGCGACCTGCCATCCCGGCTATTACGCGCAGCAGCAATCCCTGTTTCTCGATTTCTTCGCGGCGGGCCTGGTCCACCGCAAAGAGGCGTTCGTGAACTGGGACCCGGTGGACCACACCGTGCTGGCCAACGAACAGGTGATCGACGGCAAGGGCTGGCGCTCCGGCGCCCCCGTCGAGAAGAAGAAACTGTCGCAGTGGTTCTTCAAGATCACCGACTACGCCGACGAATTGCTCGATGCACTTTCCACGCTGAATCGCTGGCCCGAAAAGGTCCGGCTGATGCAGGACAATTGGATCGGCAAATCGTCGGGCGCTTACGTCCATTGGCCGGTCGTCGGCCGCGGCGACAAGATCCAAGTCTTCACCACGCGCCCCGACACGCTGTTCGGCGCTTCGTTCGTCGCGTTGTCGCCCGACCATCCGTTGACGACGGAACTGGCGGCGAAGAACCCTGAACTCGCCGCCTTCGTCGCCAAATGCCAGAGCATGGGCACGTCGGCCGTGGCGATCGAGCAGCAGGAGAAGCTCGGCTTCGACACCGGCTTGAAGGTTCAGCATCCGCTGATCCCCGGCAAACAAGTACCGGTGTGGGTCGCGAATTTCGTGCTGATGGATTACGGCACGGGTGCCATCTTCGGCTGCCCCGGCCACGACCAGCGCGACCATGATTTCGCGTCGAAATACGGTCTGCCGATCGTCGCGGTCGTCAAGGCGCCCGACGGGGCCGCCGACGTGTCGAAGGAGCCCTATGTCGGCCCCGGCACGATCTTCAATTCGGATTTCCTCGACGGGCTGGACGTTGAAACCGCCAAGGTCAAAGTCGGCGAGCGCTTGAAAACGCTGGGGGCGGGCGAGCCCACGACCGTGTGGCGTCTGCGCGATTGGCTGGTCAGCCGCCAGCGTTACTGGGGCTGCCCGATCCCGGTCGTGCATTGCGATTCCTGCGGCGTCGTGCCCGTGCCGAAGGATCAATTGCCGGTCAAGCTGCCCGACGATGTCAGCTTCGATAAACCCGGCAATCCTTTGGATCATCATCCGACCTGGAAACATGTCGATTGCCCGAAATGCGGGAAGCCTGCGCGCCGCGAGACCGACACGTTCGACACCTTCGTCGACTCGTCGTGGTATTTCGCGCGCTTCTGCTCGCCGCGCAGCGACAAGCCGGTCGATCACGACGCGGTCGATTACTGGATGGGCGTCGATCAATATGTCGGCGGCGTCGAGCACGCGATTCTGCATCTGCTCTATTCGCGCTTCTTCACCCGCGCGATGAAGCAGACCGGCCATGTGAAGCTGAGCGAGCCCTTCGCCGGCTTGTTCACCCAAGGCATGGTCTGCCACGAGAGCTACAAGAGTGCGGACGGCAAGTGGCTCTATCCCGAAGAGATCGAGCGCAAATCCGACGACCTCGTGATCGAGATCGCGACCGGCAAGCCGGTGACGGTCGGCCGTCGCGAGGTGATGAGCAAGTCGAAGAAGAACGTCGTCGCCCCGGTGCGCATCATCGGCGAATACGGGGCGGACACGGCGCGGCTGTTCATGCTGTCGGATTCGCCGCCCGAGCGCGATCTGGAATGGAGCGAGGCTGGCGTCGATGGCGCCTTCCGCTTCATCCAGCGTTTGTGGCGCGAGATCTTCGAGCCCGAAACGCCCTTTGCCGCGAAGGGGGCCGCGAAGCCGAACGCCTTCGCGCCGGCGGTCGAAGCCGCGTGGCGTCAGGTCCATAAGACCATCGCCGCCGTGTCGGAAAATCTGGAAGGCTTCCGCTTCAACGTGGCTGTCGCGCAAGTGCGCACGCTGACCAACGCGCTGGCCGAGCTCGACCCGAAGGCCGAGGGTGCGGATTGGGTTCGCCGCAACGGCTTCGAAGCGCTGGTGAAGCTGGTCGGCCCGATGATCCCGCATCTGGGCGAGGAGTTGTGGGCCGCGTTGGGCCACGACACGCTGCTAACGCTGGAGCCGTGGCCGAAAGCCGATCCGGCGTTGCTGGTCGACGACACGATCACGCTGGCGGTGCAGGTCAACGGCAAGCTGCGCGGCACGATCGACGCCAAGCGCGACGCGGGCGAAGACGACGTGCGCGAAGCCGCGTTGGCGATCGCGACCGTTCAGGCCGCGATGGCGGGCAAGCCCGTGCGCAAGCTGATCGTGGTCAAGAACAAGATCGTCAATATCGTCGTCTGA
- a CDS encoding outer membrane lipoprotein carrier protein LolA has product MDGFSRRFFIAGAVLAVVASAPVAAQSPARNEADRADIARVETYLAGIKTLEARFLQIGPDGSTAEGKFYLSRPGKLRLDYDAPNPNLLIADGRALAHIDRSLKTISYLPLDSTPAGVLVRADVKLAGDVTVTGIERGPGVLRVGIVQTSDPRAGRLILEFAERPFQLSSWRVVDGQGLTTRITLLDPRDGVTIAPDRFTIVDPNQQRLMEPGRDR; this is encoded by the coding sequence ATGGACGGATTTTCCCGCCGCTTCTTCATCGCCGGTGCCGTGCTTGCCGTTGTAGCAAGCGCGCCCGTTGCCGCGCAAAGCCCCGCGCGCAACGAAGCCGATCGCGCGGATATCGCGCGCGTCGAAACCTATCTCGCCGGCATCAAAACGCTGGAAGCGCGTTTCCTGCAGATCGGCCCCGACGGTTCGACCGCCGAAGGCAAATTCTATCTGTCGCGACCGGGCAAGCTGCGGCTCGATTACGACGCGCCCAACCCCAATCTGCTGATCGCCGATGGGCGGGCCCTCGCGCATATCGACCGTTCGCTGAAAACGATTTCGTATCTGCCGCTCGATTCCACCCCGGCCGGCGTGTTGGTGCGCGCCGACGTGAAACTCGCGGGCGACGTGACCGTGACCGGGATCGAACGCGGCCCCGGCGTACTGCGCGTGGGCATCGTCCAGACCAGCGATCCGCGCGCCGGGCGGCTGATCCTGGAATTTGCCGAGCGGCCGTTCCAGCTGTCGAGCTGGCGGGTGGTCGACGGCCAGGGCCTGACGACGCGCATCACCTTGCTGGATCCGCGCGACGGCGTGACTATTGCGCCCGATCGGTTCACGATCGTCGATCCGAACCAGCAGCGCCTGATGGAACCCGGCAGAGATCGCTAG
- a CDS encoding tetratricopeptide repeat protein — MDDYKQVLRDALALHQGGRFDEAMTRYRAVLAQMPDEPNATYLLGVALHQAMRHDQAIAFLTRACEQRPDFADAFNNLGEALRGAKRAAEAVVALEKALALKPDHPAYLANLGHARLAATDAGGAVDAARKAIALEPGLVAAYQALGNALLAQGDVAGARAAFEQALRLKPDFLECQINLGLLEAKYGDAARGAAILAAVPAKRRARIDEFARVLARLGNVGDALAAYRESLTDGEAVPSAKANSATLFGANYDLDAPEGLAELHRLWGGFFEGALIPMNAPMRVHDGGAIRVGFVSGDFKRHSCAHFLLPLFAAFDPARVAAVCYSDVEKPDAITARLRGLVAEWHETRGLDDGALARKIAGDRIDVLVDLSGHTADNRLGVFARKPCAVQVSWLGYANTTGLSRIDWRFTDVIADPEGQDRYYTEKLWRLGGGFLRFAALDDVPVPARRQSGGGLRLGSFNMLEKISAPCWNAWVAILRAVPDATLLLKAFALKDPATMAAWHARLAAAGLAGRVRLVPFVDDEAAHLALYEEIDLALDTGPYAGTTTSCEALWMGVPLLTLAGSRHAGRVGASLLSRVPNAGFVAQSWDDYRDAAIGFAREPERLAVLAKNLAVRMRASALADGSSLALEMTDAFTRMLARE, encoded by the coding sequence ATGGACGATTACAAGCAAGTTTTGCGCGACGCTTTGGCGCTGCACCAAGGCGGGCGATTCGACGAGGCGATGACGCGCTATCGCGCCGTTCTGGCGCAAATGCCGGACGAGCCCAACGCGACCTATTTGCTGGGCGTGGCGCTGCATCAAGCCATGCGCCACGATCAGGCCATCGCGTTTCTGACCCGCGCTTGCGAGCAACGCCCCGATTTCGCCGATGCGTTCAACAATCTGGGCGAGGCGTTGCGGGGCGCCAAGCGCGCGGCGGAGGCGGTCGTGGCGTTGGAGAAGGCGCTGGCGCTGAAACCCGATCATCCCGCCTATCTCGCCAATCTCGGCCATGCCCGCTTGGCGGCGACGGACGCGGGTGGTGCCGTCGATGCGGCGCGTAAAGCGATCGCGTTGGAACCGGGGCTCGTCGCGGCGTATCAGGCGCTGGGCAATGCGTTGCTAGCGCAAGGTGACGTCGCCGGTGCACGCGCAGCGTTCGAGCAGGCATTGCGCTTGAAACCCGATTTTCTCGAATGTCAGATCAATCTTGGCTTGCTCGAGGCCAAGTACGGCGATGCGGCGCGGGGGGCAGCGATTCTTGCGGCCGTGCCGGCCAAGCGGCGCGCGCGGATCGACGAATTTGCACGTGTCCTCGCACGGCTGGGCAATGTCGGCGATGCGCTGGCCGCGTATCGCGAGTCGCTGACGGACGGCGAGGCCGTGCCGTCGGCGAAAGCGAATTCGGCGACGTTGTTCGGCGCGAATTACGATCTCGACGCGCCCGAAGGTTTGGCGGAGCTGCATCGCCTGTGGGGCGGTTTCTTCGAAGGCGCGCTGATTCCGATGAACGCGCCGATGCGTGTGCACGATGGCGGCGCAATTCGCGTCGGTTTTGTTTCCGGCGATTTCAAACGCCATTCTTGCGCGCATTTTCTGCTGCCGTTATTCGCCGCCTTCGATCCGGCGCGCGTCGCGGCGGTTTGTTACTCGGACGTCGAAAAGCCGGACGCGATCACGGCGCGTTTGCGCGGTCTTGTGGCCGAATGGCACGAAACGCGCGGCCTGGATGACGGCGCGTTGGCGCGCAAGATCGCGGGCGATCGTATCGACGTGCTGGTCGATCTAAGCGGTCACACCGCCGATAATCGTTTGGGCGTGTTCGCGCGTAAGCCCTGCGCCGTGCAGGTTTCGTGGCTTGGTTACGCCAACACGACGGGACTATCGCGGATCGATTGGCGCTTCACCGATGTGATCGCCGATCCCGAGGGGCAAGACCGGTACTACACCGAGAAACTTTGGCGCCTCGGGGGCGGATTCCTACGTTTCGCAGCCCTCGATGATGTCCCGGTTCCGGCGCGCAGGCAGTCCGGCGGCGGCTTGCGGCTGGGATCGTTCAACATGCTGGAGAAAATCTCGGCGCCCTGCTGGAACGCATGGGTGGCGATATTGCGCGCGGTACCCGACGCGACCTTACTGCTGAAAGCATTCGCGCTGAAGGACCCGGCGACGATGGCCGCATGGCACGCGCGTTTGGCCGCGGCGGGGCTCGCCGGGCGCGTGCGGCTTGTGCCGTTCGTCGACGACGAGGCGGCGCATCTAGCGCTTTACGAGGAAATCGATCTGGCGCTCGACACCGGCCCCTATGCCGGCACGACGACGAGCTGCGAAGCGCTGTGGATGGGCGTGCCGCTGCTGACATTGGCGGGATCGCGCCATGCGGGGCGCGTGGGCGCATCGCTATTGTCGCGTGTGCCGAATGCCGGGTTCGTCGCGCAGAGTTGGGATGATTATCGCGATGCGGCGATCGGCTTCGCCCGAGAGCCGGAAAGGCTGGCCGTTTTGGCGAAGAACTTGGCCGTGCGGATGCGGGCAAGCGCGCTGGCCGATGGATCGAGCCTGGCGCTGGAAATGACCGACGCATTCACGCGAATGCTGGCGCGAGAATGA
- a CDS encoding MBL fold metallo-hydrolase — protein sequence MTTDRLSVTFWGVRGSIACPGPATAGYGGNTACLEIRAGNKLLIFDAGTGLKPFGGALAKQGGPLDVDWFFTHTHFDHIQGIPFFSPLYDRRNRFRLRAGHLIPEMNLKQVLSEMMSAPLFPIPIGIFAAQIEFADFRAGETHDLGGGVVVKTAPLNHPNRATGYRVEVAGKSICYVTDTEHVPGRLDTNVLKLIEGADIVVYDCTYTDEEYPAHVGWGHSTWQEGIRLVEKAGAKRLAIYHHDPDHDDTFMDKIAADAEKMRPGTFVAREGTTIEV from the coding sequence GTGACGACCGACCGACTCTCCGTAACGTTTTGGGGCGTGCGTGGCTCGATCGCGTGTCCGGGTCCGGCGACCGCCGGCTATGGCGGCAACACCGCGTGTCTGGAAATCCGTGCGGGCAACAAGCTGCTGATTTTCGATGCGGGCACGGGCTTGAAGCCGTTCGGCGGGGCGCTCGCCAAACAAGGCGGGCCGCTCGACGTCGACTGGTTCTTCACCCACACCCATTTCGACCATATCCAGGGAATTCCGTTTTTCTCGCCGCTCTACGACCGGCGCAATCGCTTCCGCCTGCGCGCGGGCCATCTCATTCCCGAAATGAACCTCAAACAGGTTTTGTCGGAAATGATGTCGGCGCCGTTGTTCCCGATCCCGATCGGCATCTTCGCCGCACAGATCGAGTTCGCCGATTTCCGCGCGGGCGAAACCCATGATCTGGGCGGCGGCGTGGTGGTGAAGACGGCCCCGCTCAACCATCCCAATCGCGCCACCGGCTATCGCGTCGAGGTCGCGGGCAAATCGATCTGCTACGTGACCGACACCGAACACGTGCCCGGCCGTCTCGATACCAATGTGCTGAAGCTGATCGAGGGTGCCGACATCGTCGTCTACGACTGCACCTATACCGACGAAGAATATCCCGCCCATGTCGGCTGGGGCCATTCGACCTGGCAGGAAGGTATTCGCCTGGTCGAGAAGGCGGGCGCCAAACGCTTGGCGATCTACCATCACGATCCCGACCATGACGATACGTTCATGGACAAGATCGCGGCCGACGCCGAAAAGATGCGCCCCGGCACGTTCGTCGCCCGCGAAGGCACGACGATCGAAGTTTGA